One Thermus antranikianii DSM 12462 DNA window includes the following coding sequences:
- a CDS encoding YgfZ/GcvT domain-containing protein, with protein MEEALEKALAGEGYFAFPGLLLVRGPDALSFLQGQATRDLRRLSGPVGALFLNHRGQIEEAATVFVHEEGFLLAPWGTLEGLRARLKRYIVFDQVELLELPLYRRLHADGREEVAESGEGAHPAGVYPLYTLLKGLPLLSDIRGELPQSVGLLHLVDYGKGCYVGQEIMARLEGKEVHHRLVGLRGLSPAQEAPFDLLLEGRKVGEAKRVMETPFGVLGLAVVRKEVPLGAVVEGGGGRFRVEPLPFEEAAWSGRRSSG; from the coding sequence ATGGAGGAGGCCCTGGAAAAGGCTTTGGCGGGCGAGGGGTACTTTGCCTTTCCTGGCCTTTTGCTGGTGCGGGGGCCCGACGCCCTTTCCTTCCTTCAAGGCCAGGCTACCCGGGACCTCAGAAGGCTTTCCGGGCCCGTGGGGGCCCTGTTCCTCAACCACCGGGGGCAGATAGAGGAGGCGGCCACGGTGTTCGTGCACGAGGAAGGCTTTCTTCTGGCTCCCTGGGGCACCTTGGAGGGCTTAAGGGCCCGGCTGAAGCGCTACATCGTCTTTGACCAGGTGGAGCTTCTGGAACTTCCCCTTTACCGGCGCCTCCATGCCGATGGGCGGGAGGAAGTGGCGGAAAGCGGGGAGGGGGCCCATCCCGCTGGGGTTTACCCCCTTTACACCCTGCTTAAGGGCCTTCCGCTCCTTTCCGATATTCGTGGGGAGCTTCCCCAGAGCGTGGGGCTTCTCCACCTGGTGGACTACGGCAAGGGGTGTTATGTGGGCCAGGAGATCATGGCCCGCCTCGAGGGGAAGGAGGTGCACCATCGCCTGGTGGGCCTAAGGGGGCTTTCCCCTGCCCAAGAAGCCCCCTTTGACCTCCTGCTGGAGGGGCGCAAGGTAGGGGAGGCCAAGCGGGTGATGGAAACGCCCTTCGGGGTTTTGGGCCTTGCCGTGGTGCGCAAGGAGGTGCCCCTAGGGGCGGTGGTGGAAGGGGGTGGGGGACGCTTTCGGGTGGAGCCCCTGCCCTTTGAGGAGGCGGCATGGAGCGGGCGGAGATCATCGGGGTAG
- the recA gene encoding recombinase RecA, translating to MDENKRKALENALKTIEREFGKGAVMRLGEMPKLQVDVIPTGSLGLDLALGIGGIPRGRVIEIYGPESGGKTTLALTIIAQAQKQGGVAAFVDAEHALDPLYAQKLGVKVEDLLVSQPDTGEQALEIVELLARSGAVDVIVVDSVAALVPKAEIEGEMGDQHVGLQARLMSQALRKLTAVLSKSNTAAIFINQVREKVGVMYGNPETTPGGRALKFYSSVRLDVRKSGQPIKVGNEAVGIKVKVKVVKNKLAPPFREAELEIYFGRGLDPVMDLVNVAVAANVIEKAGSWFSYGEIRLGQGKEKAADYLRERPELLEEIRAKVLERAHEVVLVGSEEGEE from the coding sequence ATGGACGAGAACAAGAGGAAAGCGCTAGAAAACGCTCTCAAGACCATTGAGAGGGAGTTCGGCAAGGGTGCGGTCATGCGCCTGGGGGAGATGCCTAAGCTCCAGGTGGATGTGATCCCCACGGGCTCCTTGGGCCTGGACCTGGCCTTGGGAATCGGGGGTATTCCCCGGGGAAGGGTGATCGAGATCTACGGCCCTGAGTCCGGGGGGAAGACCACTTTGGCCCTCACCATCATCGCCCAGGCCCAGAAGCAGGGGGGTGTGGCGGCCTTCGTGGACGCGGAGCACGCCCTGGACCCCCTTTACGCCCAGAAACTGGGGGTCAAGGTGGAGGACCTCCTGGTTTCCCAGCCCGACACCGGGGAGCAGGCCCTGGAGATCGTGGAGCTTCTGGCCCGCTCGGGGGCGGTGGATGTCATCGTGGTGGACTCGGTGGCCGCCTTGGTGCCCAAGGCGGAGATCGAGGGGGAAATGGGGGATCAGCACGTGGGTTTGCAGGCCAGGCTCATGAGCCAGGCCCTGCGCAAGCTCACCGCGGTCCTTTCCAAGAGCAACACCGCCGCCATCTTCATCAACCAGGTGCGGGAGAAGGTGGGGGTGATGTACGGCAACCCCGAGACCACCCCCGGCGGCCGGGCCCTTAAGTTCTACTCCAGCGTGCGCCTGGATGTGCGCAAAAGCGGCCAGCCCATCAAGGTGGGGAACGAGGCGGTGGGGATCAAGGTCAAGGTGAAGGTGGTGAAGAACAAGCTGGCCCCACCCTTCCGCGAAGCGGAGCTGGAGATCTACTTCGGCAGGGGCCTTGACCCGGTCATGGACCTGGTGAACGTGGCCGTGGCGGCCAACGTGATCGAGAAGGCGGGAAGCTGGTTCTCCTACGGGGAGATCCGCCTGGGCCAGGGGAAGGAGAAGGCGGCGGACTACCTCCGGGAGCGGCCTGAGCTTCTGGAGGAGATCCGGGCCAAGGTGCTGGAGAGAGCTCACGAGGTGGTGCTCGTAGGGAGCGAGGAAGGGGAGGAGTAG
- a CDS encoding CinA family nicotinamide mononucleotide deamidase-related protein, with protein MERAEIIGVGTELIYGETLDTNTAEIARSLEAYALKVERTLRVVDEPLPLAREVGQAWERARLLVLSGGLGPTPDDVTREAVAEALGEPLVLDEEMLSEIEAVFRARGRSMPEANRKQALRIPSATWLKNPRGTAPGWWVRKEGKDLILLPGPPPEWRPMWEEVLPKLNLPRRPYAKRVLKTWGIGESEIVERLGELFKREAEVEVGTYPKLQGVEVVIRGREDLVADLTERIRKRLFKEIWGEGDLTLAEAVKRRLELEGATLSTMESLTGGLLGAEITRVPGASRFYLGGVVSYSVGAKARFGVPEGLLAKTVSAETAKAMAEAARVLFGSTYALSTTGVAGPDPLEGEPVGTVFVALAGPKGTEVRRYRFPGDREVVRLRSVYAALALLLT; from the coding sequence ATGGAGCGGGCGGAGATCATCGGGGTAGGTACGGAGCTCATCTACGGGGAGACCCTGGACACCAACACGGCGGAGATCGCGAGGAGCCTCGAGGCCTACGCCCTCAAGGTGGAAAGGACCCTCAGGGTGGTGGACGAGCCCCTCCCCTTGGCCCGGGAGGTGGGCCAGGCCTGGGAGCGGGCGAGGCTTTTGGTGCTTTCCGGGGGCCTAGGCCCCACCCCCGACGACGTGACCCGGGAGGCGGTGGCCGAGGCCTTGGGGGAGCCCTTGGTGTTGGACGAGGAGATGCTTTCGGAAATTGAGGCTGTCTTCCGGGCCCGGGGTCGGAGCATGCCCGAGGCCAACCGCAAGCAAGCCTTGAGGATCCCTTCGGCCACCTGGCTTAAAAACCCCAGGGGCACCGCCCCCGGCTGGTGGGTGCGGAAGGAAGGAAAAGACCTGATCCTCCTGCCCGGGCCTCCTCCTGAGTGGCGGCCCATGTGGGAGGAGGTGTTGCCCAAGTTGAACCTCCCCCGCCGTCCCTACGCCAAGCGGGTCCTGAAGACCTGGGGCATCGGGGAGTCGGAGATCGTGGAAAGGCTCGGGGAGCTCTTCAAACGGGAGGCGGAGGTGGAGGTGGGCACCTATCCCAAGCTTCAGGGGGTGGAGGTGGTGATCCGGGGCCGGGAGGATCTGGTGGCCGACCTTACGGAAAGGATCAGGAAGCGGCTTTTTAAGGAGATCTGGGGCGAGGGGGACCTCACCCTGGCCGAGGCGGTGAAGCGCCGCCTGGAGCTGGAAGGGGCCACCCTCTCCACCATGGAGAGCCTCACTGGTGGGCTTCTGGGAGCGGAGATCACCCGGGTGCCGGGGGCAAGCCGCTTCTATTTGGGGGGCGTGGTATCCTATTCCGTAGGGGCCAAGGCCCGCTTCGGTGTGCCGGAGGGACTCCTCGCCAAGACGGTTTCCGCCGAAACGGCCAAGGCCATGGCGGAGGCCGCCCGGGTGCTTTTCGGTTCCACCTATGCCCTTTCCACCACGGGGGTGGCGGGGCCGGACCCCTTGGAGGGCGAGCCTGTGGGCACGGTCTTCGTGGCCCTGGCGGGGCCTAAGGGGACGGAGGTGCGCCGCTACCGCTTCCCAGGGGACCGCGAGGTGGTGCGGCTCCGAAGCGTTTATGCCGCCTTGGCCTTGCTCCTAACATGA
- a CDS encoding MFS transporter: MTDVRFFWGSFLALFLVGVIVALPGAALPVWRGRYGVGEEVSWFFTVLLLGLLFGVRLAQGNKRHPLFPAAMGLVGLALWGVALAPSFPLVVALAFLLGLGEGLMNVHGNSLVGELYPRKRVELLNRVNVAFGLGAVFAPFALTLLPYGAVLFLAGLLAWIGALLLWGAPQVTQVPKEQGRGLWPFLLAVAIYTGLEGALATWNRVWLEHLGHPTPTGGVLLSLYWLFLALGRLFLAKPVAQKPLAALRSLLLGVLALLFLNLLPPTALLFPLAGFLLGPLFSTLFALVQARFGHRALGGLLYAGATGSTLIPALFALLPTPGIPYGLLGLALGLFLMVSSLERRAVHA; this comes from the coding sequence ATAACGGACGTGCGCTTTTTCTGGGGCTCCTTCCTGGCGCTTTTTCTCGTGGGGGTGATCGTGGCCCTGCCCGGGGCAGCCCTGCCCGTTTGGCGGGGGCGTTACGGGGTGGGAGAGGAGGTTTCCTGGTTCTTCACCGTCCTCCTCCTGGGCCTCCTTTTTGGGGTGCGCCTGGCCCAAGGGAATAAACGCCACCCCCTTTTTCCCGCCGCCATGGGGCTTGTGGGCTTGGCTCTATGGGGGGTGGCCCTGGCCCCTTCCTTCCCCTTGGTGGTGGCCCTGGCCTTCCTCCTCGGGCTCGGGGAAGGGTTGATGAACGTGCACGGCAACAGCCTGGTGGGGGAGCTTTACCCCAGGAAACGGGTGGAACTCCTGAACCGGGTAAACGTGGCCTTCGGCCTAGGGGCGGTCTTCGCCCCCTTCGCCCTCACCCTTTTGCCCTACGGCGCCGTGTTGTTTCTGGCGGGCCTCCTGGCCTGGATAGGGGCCCTTCTCCTCTGGGGAGCCCCTCAGGTAACCCAGGTGCCCAAGGAACAGGGGCGGGGGCTTTGGCCCTTCCTCCTGGCCGTGGCCATCTACACCGGTCTGGAGGGAGCCCTGGCCACCTGGAACCGGGTCTGGCTGGAACACCTCGGCCACCCCACCCCTACGGGAGGGGTGCTTCTCTCCTTGTACTGGCTCTTTCTGGCCCTGGGCCGCCTTTTCCTGGCCAAACCGGTGGCGCAAAAGCCCCTGGCTGCCCTGAGGAGCCTCCTTCTTGGAGTCCTCGCCCTCCTTTTCCTCAACCTCCTACCCCCCACCGCCCTCCTTTTTCCCTTGGCTGGCTTTCTCCTGGGTCCCCTCTTTTCCACCCTTTTTGCCCTGGTGCAGGCCCGCTTCGGCCACCGGGCCCTGGGGGGTCTGCTTTATGCGGGCGCCACGGGGAGCACCTTGATCCCGGCCCTCTTTGCCCTTTTGCCCACACCTGGCATCCCCTATGGGCTTCTCGGCCTGGCCCTGGGCCTTTTCCTGATGGTTTCCAGCTTGGAACGGAGGGCCGTCCATGCTTAA
- the thpR gene encoding RNA 2',3'-cyclic phosphodiesterase, with amino-acid sequence MRLFYAIFLPEEVKRVLVEAQERVARYKGWKEVVPHHLHLTLLFLGERPEEDLEDLLALGHRMGRLHPPFTARIRGTGYFPNEGTPRVWFAKAEGEGFLPLAEGLREGVREILGEEALLAGGNKPFKPHITLARRKAPAPRVPPVVFGVEWPVKEFALVRSELKPKGPVYTILGKFPLRGDHGREQEESARKRSQDH; translated from the coding sequence ATGAGGCTCTTCTACGCGATCTTTCTTCCTGAAGAGGTGAAGCGGGTCTTGGTGGAGGCTCAGGAGCGGGTGGCCCGCTACAAGGGGTGGAAGGAGGTGGTGCCCCACCATCTCCACCTTACCCTTCTTTTCCTGGGGGAAAGGCCGGAGGAGGACCTGGAGGACCTTTTGGCCCTGGGCCACCGGATGGGTCGGCTCCATCCTCCCTTCACCGCTCGCATCCGCGGTACGGGTTACTTCCCCAACGAGGGCACCCCGAGGGTTTGGTTCGCTAAGGCGGAAGGGGAGGGATTCCTTCCTTTGGCCGAAGGGCTTCGGGAAGGGGTGCGGGAGATCCTGGGAGAGGAGGCGCTTTTGGCGGGCGGTAACAAGCCCTTCAAACCCCACATCACCCTGGCCCGGCGCAAGGCCCCTGCTCCCCGGGTACCCCCGGTGGTCTTCGGCGTGGAGTGGCCGGTGAAGGAGTTCGCCCTGGTACGCTCGGAGCTTAAGCCCAAGGGGCCCGTCTATACCATTTTGGGAAAGTTCCCTTTGCGAGGTGACCATGGACGAGAACAAGAGGAAAGCGCTAGAAAACGCTCTCAAGACCATTGA